A single Arachidicoccus sp. BS20 DNA region contains:
- a CDS encoding ATP-binding protein, with product MEHSHKQSLGENKIAVLEQSLRYRNKLIAFLGHEVKGMFANIMWLIEAVESGMASPDMLQELLPELRAVADNNLSVFQKTWEWIKIQEDIYKPVVSVINAGSLYEEINHFFANRLQQKKMKLSFAGDEKLNFLSDPVVVQFVLRKVFENIIKFSISEKDVILDLLLNEEHTLVISIKAEVENTASSVFDILTFEEISGINVMNESETLSSGLLFAKDLAGILGGKLSAAPVKQRCVAICFELYNMRISG from the coding sequence ATGGAACATTCTCATAAACAATCACTTGGAGAGAACAAAATTGCTGTGCTGGAACAAAGTCTTCGGTACAGGAATAAGTTGATTGCTTTTTTGGGTCATGAAGTTAAGGGAATGTTTGCCAATATTATGTGGCTTATAGAAGCTGTTGAAAGCGGAATGGCTTCGCCTGATATGTTGCAGGAATTGTTGCCGGAGCTGAGAGCCGTGGCGGATAACAACCTAAGTGTATTTCAAAAAACATGGGAGTGGATAAAAATTCAGGAAGATATTTATAAACCGGTTGTTTCGGTTATTAATGCGGGGAGTTTGTATGAAGAGATTAACCATTTCTTTGCGAACCGATTGCAGCAAAAGAAAATGAAATTGTCGTTTGCAGGAGATGAAAAGTTGAACTTTTTATCAGACCCGGTTGTAGTGCAATTTGTTTTGAGGAAAGTTTTTGAAAACATAATTAAATTTTCAATTTCGGAAAAAGATGTTATTTTAGATTTATTATTGAATGAAGAGCACACATTGGTAATTAGCATAAAAGCAGAGGTAGAAAATACTGCATCGTCTGTTTTTGATATACTCACATTTGAAGAAATTTCGGGAATAAATGTAATGAATGAGTCGGAGACACTGAGTTCCGGGTTGTTGTTTGCAAAAGATTTGGCAGGTATATTGGGTGGAAAGTTAAGTGCCGCACCCGTTAAACAAAGATGTGTTGCAATATGTTTTGAGTTATATAATATGCGGATTTCAGGATAA
- a CDS encoding response regulator transcription factor: MNEKILIADDHGIVRIGMAMMLKKLRPHATVVEADNYAMVLDLVEKEKFDLLILDVNMPQGSFQSSVDYIKVKQPSTKILVFSALDAQLHGLRYIHAGANGFLNKLAKEDEVKKALERMFTSGNYLSDDLKDSLIFNSAKKEAFDENPFHSLSNREMEIATRLMKGMRLKDISNELNIHVSTISTYKNRIFEKLSVQSVPEMMDVFKFYDI; this comes from the coding sequence ATGAATGAGAAGATTTTAATAGCGGATGACCATGGTATTGTACGAATAGGGATGGCAATGATGTTGAAGAAATTACGACCTCATGCTACTGTTGTTGAGGCGGATAATTACGCAATGGTATTGGACTTGGTAGAAAAAGAAAAATTTGATTTATTGATATTGGATGTCAATATGCCTCAAGGGTCGTTTCAGTCTTCAGTGGATTATATTAAAGTAAAACAACCCTCTACTAAAATTTTAGTTTTCTCTGCTTTGGACGCTCAGCTTCATGGCTTGCGGTACATTCACGCAGGGGCTAACGGTTTTTTAAACAAGCTGGCAAAAGAAGATGAAGTAAAAAAAGCGCTCGAGCGGATGTTTACTTCCGGCAACTATCTGAGTGATGATTTGAAAGACAGCCTGATTTTTAATTCTGCTAAAAAAGAAGCGTTCGATGAAAATCCTTTCCATTCATTATCCAACAGGGAAATGGAAATTGCCACGCGGCTTATGAAAGGTATGCGCCTGAAAGATATTTCTAACGAGCTTAATATCCACGTGTCCACCATCAGCACATACAAAAACCGTATTTTCGAAAAACTATCCGTGCAGTCTGTTCCCGAAATGATGGACGTTTTCAAATTCTACGACATATAA
- a CDS encoding ATP-binding protein, giving the protein MKTRLTLNSKYGFIIIVFLVIALAFLTFFTANYNKNSAKLSSTVNDLSKNHSDEEKIDSALGLLYIAENNARMYALYNEKPYYTAFTSQLKSVAQLIDSLSSNQANEDNLAELVQDKQIKTQLFLKAQLLVDSLLMDNSVKPVGAPKFVHHTLPPLDTSMFEVDTTHTTQAPQPKKKKGLFGRIGDAIKNKQDTSMPLVDKMLVQRFAKDSVKMQYENRVLQLQVSDFKGRERALGNLKEKEKNVLDANHRLFNDLQTLLQELKRNELEAQQIRNAALSRNASFLTHNLKINNTYITIFSIILSLGILSVLFLLYKNELALNKAKLQAENYARLKSEFTATMSHEIRTPLHSINSFANELDIKNDSTHQAEVINAIKLSSGMLLSVVNNVLDFTKIEKGKFKLESQPFNPSIIINEILAGIAIQAKQKNLQLTGKINDSTNKEVYGDAFQLRQMLLNLISNAIKYTDKGSVTIEANLNAAANKQVLLHIVIRDTGIGISEKDLPHIFDEFSTNEHKNEVVAGSSGLGLNIVKKIVDLHKGKISVTSKINEGTEFVLDIPYDTQKAKDEGPKTIKKEPKANAVLPKNKKILIVENDKFNQKFLSQLLTKNGYIVQVSDNAESALSLINSDKYALILTDIGLPGMNGFEFADKIKTSKSDNAFVPVFCLTGFDAEDSKGKKELFAEWLVKPFKTQELLEKIGKYI; this is encoded by the coding sequence ATGAAAACACGTTTGACGCTCAACTCAAAGTACGGGTTTATAATCATAGTATTTTTAGTAATTGCACTTGCTTTTCTCACTTTTTTTACGGCAAACTATAACAAGAACTCTGCAAAATTAAGTTCCACGGTAAATGATTTGTCCAAAAACCACAGCGATGAAGAAAAAATCGACAGCGCTTTAGGGCTACTATATATCGCAGAAAACAATGCACGTATGTACGCTTTGTACAACGAGAAACCTTATTACACGGCATTTACTTCTCAGTTGAAATCGGTAGCGCAGTTGATAGATTCCTTAAGCAGCAACCAGGCAAATGAAGATAATCTTGCAGAACTTGTTCAGGACAAGCAAATAAAAACACAACTGTTTTTGAAAGCTCAGTTGTTGGTCGATTCCTTACTGATGGATAATAGTGTGAAACCGGTAGGCGCTCCGAAGTTTGTTCATCACACGTTGCCGCCGCTGGATACTTCAATGTTTGAAGTGGATACGACACATACAACACAGGCGCCGCAACCCAAAAAGAAAAAAGGATTATTCGGCAGAATAGGCGATGCCATTAAAAACAAGCAGGATACTTCCATGCCGCTGGTTGATAAAATGCTGGTGCAGCGCTTTGCAAAAGATTCTGTAAAAATGCAGTACGAAAACAGGGTGTTACAGTTGCAAGTCTCGGATTTCAAAGGCAGAGAGAGGGCATTAGGAAATCTGAAAGAAAAAGAAAAAAACGTGCTTGATGCGAATCACAGGTTGTTTAACGATTTGCAAACATTGTTGCAGGAATTAAAGAGAAATGAACTTGAGGCGCAGCAAATACGCAATGCCGCATTGAGTCGTAATGCCAGTTTTCTTACACACAATTTGAAAATCAACAATACATATATTACCATTTTCAGTATCATACTTTCGCTTGGCATTCTTAGTGTTTTATTTTTATTGTACAAAAATGAGCTGGCGCTCAACAAAGCCAAATTACAGGCGGAAAATTATGCGCGTCTCAAAAGTGAATTTACGGCAACAATGAGCCACGAAATCCGTACGCCGTTGCACTCCATAAATTCTTTTGCTAATGAGTTGGATATTAAAAACGACAGTACACATCAGGCAGAAGTGATTAACGCCATCAAACTATCGTCCGGAATGTTATTGTCCGTAGTCAATAATGTTTTGGATTTTACAAAAATTGAAAAAGGTAAGTTCAAACTGGAATCACAGCCGTTTAATCCGTCAATAATCATCAACGAGATTCTTGCAGGTATTGCTATTCAGGCAAAGCAAAAGAATTTACAGCTTACAGGAAAAATAAACGACAGTACCAATAAAGAAGTATATGGAGATGCTTTTCAATTGCGCCAGATGCTGCTGAATCTGATAAGCAACGCCATTAAATACACCGATAAAGGAAGCGTTACTATTGAAGCAAATCTGAATGCTGCCGCTAATAAACAAGTATTATTACACATTGTTATTCGCGATACAGGAATTGGTATTTCGGAAAAAGACCTGCCGCATATTTTTGACGAATTTTCGACCAACGAACATAAAAATGAAGTAGTTGCAGGCAGCAGTGGTTTGGGCTTGAATATTGTAAAAAAGATTGTGGATTTACATAAAGGAAAAATATCCGTGACCAGCAAAATAAATGAAGGAACGGAGTTCGTATTGGATATTCCTTATGATACACAAAAAGCAAAAGACGAAGGTCCGAAAACGATAAAAAAAGAACCCAAAGCAAATGCTGTGCTGCCAAAAAACAAGAAAATACTGATAGTAGAAAATGATAAGTTTAATCAAAAATTTCTCTCTCAATTACTAACGAAAAACGGTTATATCGTGCAGGTTTCTGACAATGCTGAAAGCGCATTATCTTTGATTAATTCAGATAAATATGCGCTTATACTTACCGACATTGGACTTCCTGGTATGAATGGTTTTGAATTTGCCGACAAAATAAAAACGTCCAAAAGCGATAATGCTTTTGTTCCTGTTTTTTGTCTTACGGGTTTTGACGCAGAGGATTCAAAAGGGAAAAAAGAATTGTTTGCCGAATGGTTGGTAAAGCCTTTTAAAACGCAGGAACTGCTGGAAAAAATTGGGAAGTATATTTGA
- a CDS encoding DUF2490 domain-containing protein: MNKIYINLLLLLMLSTGYATTLYAQKQVTHHGQYWMRYYGKYNISPKWNIDLEIDDRRFMKGSRQSNWVLPRVTFTRKLGAGWSGGAGFTYYRTSNPADPSKPTAVTVPELRPHEELTYSQKIKNLSIKQRFRLEERWTHNSTSTELMNGYSFKGRFRYQLQLTYPIVKAETAKGTLSVKASDEIMLNLGHSIVYNTFDQNRAYIALNYGIVKNLQVEVGYMDYFQERSSGTQYYHYNIARLTIYHTINFYKKH, from the coding sequence ATGAATAAAATATATATAAATCTGCTTTTGCTGTTAATGTTGTCAACAGGCTATGCAACGACTCTTTATGCACAAAAGCAAGTAACGCATCACGGTCAATATTGGATGCGCTATTACGGCAAATACAATATTTCGCCGAAATGGAACATTGATCTTGAAATTGACGACAGGCGGTTTATGAAGGGCAGCCGTCAAAGCAATTGGGTATTGCCTCGCGTTACTTTTACACGCAAGCTTGGTGCAGGCTGGAGCGGGGGTGCAGGCTTTACTTATTACAGAACGTCTAATCCTGCCGACCCTTCAAAGCCAACGGCAGTAACGGTTCCAGAGCTTCGGCCTCATGAAGAGTTGACCTATTCACAGAAAATAAAAAATCTATCCATCAAACAGCGTTTCCGTCTGGAAGAACGATGGACACATAACAGTACAAGTACTGAACTGATGAACGGATATTCCTTTAAAGGGCGTTTCCGTTACCAGCTTCAATTGACATATCCAATAGTCAAAGCAGAAACAGCCAAAGGTACTTTAAGCGTAAAAGCCTCGGACGAAATCATGCTGAATTTAGGACATTCCATTGTTTATAACACTTTCGATCAAAACCGTGCATACATTGCTTTGAATTACGGCATCGTTAAAAATCTGCAGGTAGAAGTCGGCTACATGGATTACTTCCAGGAGCGCAGTTCAGGCACGCAATATTATCACTACAACATTGCACGACTGACGATTTATCACACCATTAATTTTTACAAAAAACATTAA
- a CDS encoding PstS family phosphate ABC transporter substrate-binding protein: MQIKKIITGILLVSLPFYFLSCKSNNDKSIIISGAFALYPLGVKWTEEYKKLHPDARFDVSGGGAGKGLTDALAGAADIAMFSRALTPEEEQKGVVLFAVAKDAVVPTFSAKNPLADLIHRKGLTHDRLKEIYFSGKNITWGSLLDTTDNHNIAVYTRSDAAGAADTWAAYFGGKQSNIKGTGIFGDPGLADAVAKDQYGIGFNNVAYAYDITTGKKRPGIDVAPIDENNNRVIDSDENFYDNADSILAAIADGRYPSPPARDLYFLTKGKPTNPQIIDFLKWVLTDGQQYVKAAGYVPLPKEKIDAQLAKLK, encoded by the coding sequence ATGCAAATAAAGAAAATCATTACCGGAATTTTACTCGTGTCACTTCCGTTTTATTTCCTGTCGTGCAAAAGCAATAATGATAAAAGTATTATTATCAGCGGCGCATTTGCTTTATATCCTTTGGGTGTAAAGTGGACGGAAGAATATAAAAAACTGCATCCTGATGCACGGTTCGATGTTTCGGGCGGCGGTGCAGGAAAGGGTTTGACTGATGCATTGGCGGGCGCGGCGGACATTGCAATGTTTTCACGTGCGCTCACACCCGAAGAAGAACAAAAAGGCGTGGTACTTTTTGCTGTGGCGAAAGATGCGGTAGTGCCCACTTTCAGCGCTAAAAATCCTTTGGCGGATTTGATTCATCGTAAAGGATTGACACACGACCGACTGAAAGAAATTTATTTTTCAGGAAAAAATATTACGTGGGGAAGCCTGCTGGATACAACGGATAACCACAACATTGCTGTTTATACGCGCTCCGATGCGGCAGGAGCGGCAGACACCTGGGCGGCGTATTTCGGCGGCAAACAAAGCAATATCAAAGGCACGGGAATTTTCGGCGACCCGGGTTTGGCAGATGCCGTAGCCAAAGACCAATACGGAATCGGTTTCAATAATGTGGCTTATGCTTATGATATTACCACAGGCAAAAAAAGACCGGGCATTGATGTAGCGCCGATTGATGAAAATAATAATCGAGTAATAGATTCCGATGAAAATTTCTACGACAATGCTGACAGTATTTTGGCTGCCATTGCAGACGGACGTTATCCTTCACCGCCCGCGAGGGATTTATATTTTCTTACAAAAGGAAAACCAACCAATCCGCAAATTATTGATTTTTTAAAATGGGTGCTTACTGATGGACAACAATATGTGAAAGCCGCCGGTTATGTGCCTTTGCCCAAAGAAAAGATTGATGCGCAATTGGCAAAACTGAAATAA
- the pstC gene encoding phosphate ABC transporter permease subunit PstC, with the protein MTTFFSIPRKWTDRISNTWLNVATFFLLLLPLAIGLGLVLESLPLLRTHSFFRLIGSSDWSPLEGKFGFFPFIIGSLLVTLLSFILSAPVCVLAAIYLTQYAPRRLMQTMYFIIDVLAGIPSVVYGVWGVLVVVPLIGEHIAPAFGLTSTGYCLLSGGVVLAIMSVPYMLNMLMEVLRNIPIELKEASLSLGATYWETIKKVLLRQGKTGIIAALNLGISKALGETIAVLMVVGNVVQVPHNVFQPAYPLPALIANNYGDMMSIPMYGSALMLSALLLFIIIILFNILTNSLVYQRNK; encoded by the coding sequence ATGACAACGTTTTTCTCCATCCCACGAAAATGGACAGACAGGATTTCAAATACGTGGCTGAACGTAGCAACATTTTTCCTACTGTTGTTACCGTTGGCAATCGGTTTGGGGCTTGTGCTTGAATCCCTGCCATTGCTGCGAACACATTCTTTTTTCCGGCTGATTGGTTCATCCGATTGGTCGCCGCTGGAAGGGAAGTTTGGCTTCTTTCCGTTCATTATCGGGTCGTTGCTGGTAACGTTGTTGTCTTTTATTTTGTCGGCGCCGGTGTGTGTGCTGGCAGCCATTTATCTTACCCAATATGCGCCGCGCAGGCTCATGCAAACCATGTATTTTATTATTGATGTGCTGGCAGGTATTCCTTCGGTAGTGTATGGTGTCTGGGGTGTACTGGTTGTTGTTCCGCTCATTGGCGAGCACATTGCGCCTGCATTTGGTCTTACGTCCACAGGTTATTGTCTCTTGTCCGGCGGCGTAGTACTTGCCATCATGTCCGTGCCGTATATGTTGAATATGCTGATGGAAGTGCTGCGAAACATTCCCATAGAACTGAAAGAAGCTTCGCTTTCTTTAGGAGCAACGTATTGGGAAACGATAAAAAAAGTTTTATTAAGACAAGGGAAAACGGGCATTATCGCCGCGCTGAATTTAGGCATTTCCAAAGCGCTGGGCGAAACTATTGCCGTGCTGATGGTTGTGGGCAACGTGGTGCAGGTGCCGCACAATGTGTTCCAGCCGGCTTATCCTTTGCCCGCGCTCATTGCCAACAATTACGGCGATATGATGTCCATTCCAATGTACGGTTCGGCGTTGATGTTATCTGCGTTGTTATTGTTCATTATTATTATCCTGTTTAACATACTGACTAATTCATTAGTTTATCAACGTAATAAATAA
- a CDS encoding PstA family ABC transporter permease, which yields MKKKIEEQIFLGLMKLVTASIILVFILILWVIIKKGWHALSWQIISEVPQGGFYFGKGGGILNAIVGSLYLALGSTFLAVLIGLPVALGMNIHFLRNKRWVSVLRFLLDALWGVPSIVFGAFGFALMTYFHLRASLLAGIITVTLFIVPIFIRALDEVIRTIPSGLLEASYSLGATKTRTAYSVFFRQALPGFITAILLAFGRGIGDAASVLFTAGYTDRIPHSLQDPTATLPLAIFFQLSSSIPEVKERAYAAALILTGIILIISIVSRLSTKKYKRNIL from the coding sequence ATGAAGAAGAAAATTGAAGAACAAATTTTTTTAGGATTAATGAAATTGGTTACCGCGAGTATCATACTTGTATTCATTCTTATTCTTTGGGTCATCATTAAAAAAGGCTGGCACGCCTTGTCGTGGCAAATAATTTCTGAAGTGCCGCAAGGCGGGTTTTATTTTGGCAAAGGCGGTGGCATACTCAACGCCATTGTCGGTTCGCTATACTTAGCTTTAGGTTCCACTTTTCTGGCAGTGCTTATCGGCTTGCCGGTTGCGTTGGGAATGAATATTCATTTTCTCCGGAACAAGCGCTGGGTAAGCGTTTTACGTTTTTTACTGGATGCGTTGTGGGGCGTGCCGTCCATCGTTTTCGGCGCGTTCGGCTTTGCCTTGATGACGTATTTTCATTTACGCGCTTCGTTGCTGGCGGGCATTATCACGGTAACTTTATTTATCGTTCCCATTTTTATCCGCGCATTGGATGAAGTCATCAGAACGATACCCAGCGGCTTGCTGGAAGCGTCATATTCTTTAGGCGCTACCAAAACACGTACGGCTTACAGCGTATTTTTTCGTCAGGCTTTGCCGGGATTTATTACCGCCATTTTGCTCGCTTTCGGGCGCGGCATCGGTGACGCGGCATCGGTTTTATTCACGGCTGGTTACACCGACCGCATTCCGCATTCTTTACAAGACCCGACCGCCACTTTGCCTTTAGCCATATTTTTCCAGCTAAGCTCGTCCATTCCCGAAGTAAAGGAAAGAGCGTATGCTGCCGCATTGATATTGACCGGAATCATTCTAATCATCAGCATTGTATCGAGATTAAGCACTAAAAAATACAAGCGAAATATTTTATAA
- a CDS encoding phosphate ABC transporter ATP-binding protein translates to MSDSIIQIKGLNVTAGNAPILKNINLEIPRNKITVLLGPSGCGKTTLLKCLNRLTDLHPQLSVKGEVLIDGEDIFHPKQDLTRIRQKMGLLSQKPFPLPMSIYKNITYGLKIKGIKDKEKLQLSAEQNLRDAGLWDEVKDRLHSPATRLSIGQQQRLCLARGLAVGPEIILADEPTSALDPISSKKIEEKFLDLKNDYTLIVVTHILRQAQRLADNVVFMYFGEIIEQGAPEKVFGNPQSDVLKEYLQSGH, encoded by the coding sequence ATGTCAGACAGCATCATTCAAATAAAAGGATTAAATGTAACGGCGGGCAATGCGCCTATTTTGAAAAATATTAACCTGGAAATACCGCGCAATAAAATCACGGTGTTGCTCGGTCCTTCGGGCTGCGGCAAAACTACTTTGCTCAAATGCTTAAACCGGCTTACTGATTTACATCCGCAACTGTCGGTAAAAGGAGAAGTGTTGATAGATGGCGAAGATATTTTTCATCCCAAACAAGACCTTACGCGCATCCGCCAGAAGATGGGATTGCTGTCGCAAAAACCGTTTCCTTTGCCGATGTCCATTTATAAAAATATTACTTACGGACTGAAAATAAAAGGCATCAAAGACAAGGAAAAATTACAGCTAAGTGCGGAGCAAAACCTGCGCGATGCGGGACTTTGGGACGAAGTAAAAGACAGGTTGCATTCGCCCGCTACAAGACTATCCATCGGGCAACAACAACGGTTGTGCCTCGCGCGTGGCCTGGCTGTGGGACCGGAAATTATTCTGGCTGATGAACCTACATCGGCGCTCGACCCGATTTCCAGTAAAAAGATTGAAGAGAAATTTCTCGATTTAAAAAATGATTATACGCTAATAGTGGTAACGCATATTCTGCGGCAGGCGCAGCGCCTTGCAGACAATGTTGTGTTCATGTATTTCGGCGAAATAATTGAACAAGGCGCGCCGGAAAAAGTTTTTGGAAACCCACAATCAGATGTGCTGAAAGAATATTTGCAAAGCGGGCATTAA
- the ftsZ gene encoding cell division protein FtsZ, translating to MIDFDIPKQRSSIIKVIGVGGGGGNAVNHMFSQKIENVDFIICNTDAQALDNSAIPNKIQLGPHLTQGLGAGANPEIGKQATEESLEEIKRILEVNTKMAFVCAGMGGGTGTGGAPIIAKICQDLGILTVGIVTTPFSFEGPKRKNQAENGIKELEPHVDTLLVISNDKLRMQHKNLKMREAFGKADDVLSTAAKCITDIINSNGQINVDFADVCTVMRKGGVAILGSAIEEGDNRAQTAIENAINSPLLNDNNISGAKWILLNINTSEGDYECGTDEFELINDFVRQKAGENTDVIVGMGIDESLGKGLSVTLIATGFSHKDPFAEKADYETIPQKDKVILTLDVQEPKPIIIPIKEEVVTPEPITKTQAEPEIKQTKTLTEEEALQPTLTEVEETVAPVQQVIEKPVIETQTEAPVHFSLEEEVKDEQPEFKYEEKTVEEVQPKAEPIPSFLSKPSNIYASQSAPKQEEKPQQRATVTMPAQEEESFRMVYKEVASAPQPVVANALGNQEELSDEELKRKKAEERIQKLRNLSYNFSNNDPSGDLDAVPAYVRRNLEMLDGVSGNVPENYYSKYTVNKDDKTGSNISSINAFLEGKKPD from the coding sequence ATGATAGACTTTGATATCCCCAAACAACGCTCCTCGATTATTAAAGTAATCGGCGTTGGCGGCGGCGGCGGAAATGCCGTAAACCACATGTTTTCACAGAAAATCGAAAACGTAGATTTTATTATTTGCAATACCGATGCGCAGGCTTTGGACAACAGCGCCATCCCCAATAAAATTCAGCTTGGACCACATCTCACGCAAGGTTTGGGTGCAGGCGCAAATCCCGAAATCGGCAAGCAGGCAACAGAAGAATCGCTGGAAGAAATAAAACGCATTCTTGAAGTAAATACCAAGATGGCATTTGTGTGCGCAGGCATGGGCGGCGGCACCGGAACAGGCGGCGCGCCTATCATCGCAAAAATTTGTCAGGACTTGGGAATTCTTACAGTCGGCATCGTAACCACGCCTTTTTCTTTTGAAGGACCGAAAAGAAAAAACCAGGCTGAAAACGGTATTAAAGAATTAGAACCGCATGTAGATACTTTGCTCGTCATCAGCAATGATAAATTGCGTATGCAACACAAAAACCTGAAAATGCGTGAAGCATTTGGTAAAGCAGATGATGTGCTTTCAACGGCTGCAAAATGTATCACAGATATCATCAACAGCAACGGACAAATCAACGTGGACTTTGCCGATGTTTGTACCGTAATGCGCAAAGGCGGCGTGGCTATTCTCGGAAGTGCCATTGAAGAAGGCGACAACCGTGCGCAGACTGCAATTGAAAATGCCATCAACTCTCCTTTGCTGAACGACAACAATATCAGCGGTGCAAAATGGATTCTGCTCAACATCAATACCAGCGAAGGCGATTATGAATGCGGAACGGATGAATTTGAATTGATTAATGACTTCGTTCGTCAGAAAGCAGGCGAAAATACCGATGTAATCGTAGGTATGGGCATCGATGAATCTTTAGGTAAAGGATTGTCCGTAACGCTGATTGCGACAGGCTTTTCACATAAAGACCCGTTTGCCGAAAAAGCAGATTATGAAACAATTCCGCAGAAAGATAAAGTGATTCTCACACTCGATGTTCAGGAACCAAAACCAATCATTATTCCAATTAAAGAAGAAGTTGTAACGCCTGAACCCATAACTAAAACACAAGCGGAACCGGAAATAAAACAAACAAAAACGTTAACCGAAGAAGAAGCGTTACAGCCGACGTTGACTGAAGTGGAAGAAACCGTTGCACCCGTTCAGCAAGTTATTGAAAAACCTGTAATTGAAACGCAAACAGAAGCGCCGGTTCATTTTTCTTTAGAAGAAGAAGTGAAAGATGAACAGCCGGAATTTAAGTATGAAGAAAAAACTGTTGAAGAAGTTCAGCCGAAAGCCGAACCTATACCAAGTTTCCTGAGCAAGCCAAGCAATATTTATGCTTCGCAGTCCGCACCGAAGCAAGAGGAAAAACCGCAGCAAAGAGCGACAGTAACAATGCCCGCACAGGAAGAAGAATCTTTCCGGATGGTGTATAAAGAAGTTGCATCTGCACCGCAGCCTGTTGTTGCAAACGCGCTCGGCAATCAGGAAGAATTAAGCGATGAAGAACTAAAGCGCAAAAAAGCTGAAGAACGTATTCAGAAACTACGAAATCTTTCGTACAATTTTTCCAACAACGACCCAAGCGGAGATTTGGATGCAGTACCGGCGTACGTACGCCGCAATTTGGAAATGCTTGACGGAGTTTCCGGCAATGTACCTGAAAACTATTACAGCAAATACACGGTAAACAAAGACGATAAAACAGGCTCAAACATATCAAGCATCAATGCTTTCTTAGAAGGCAAAAAGCCCGATTAA